Proteins from a genomic interval of Cottoperca gobio chromosome 8, fCotGob3.1, whole genome shotgun sequence:
- the LOC115012755 gene encoding SUMO-conjugating enzyme UBC9-like, giving the protein MSGIALSRLSQERKAWRKDHPFGFVAVPTKNPDGTMNLMNWECAIPGKKGTLWEGGLYKLRMLFKDDYPSSPPKCKFEPPIFHPNVYPSGTVCLSILEEDKDWRPAITIKQILLGIQELLNEPNIQDPAQAEAYTIYCQNRMDYEKRVRAQAKKFAPT; this is encoded by the exons ATGTCTGGCATCGCTCTTAGCAGACTGTCCCAGGAGCGCAAAGCCTGGAGAAAAGACCACCCATTT GGTTTCGTTGCTGTGCCCACTAAGAATCCTGATGGAACCATGAACCTGATGAACTGGGAGTGTGCCATCCCAGGGAAGAAAGGA ACCTTGTGGGAGGGAGGACTCTATAAACTCAGAATGCTGTTCAAAGATGACTACCCTTCCTCACCACCCAAAT GCAAGTTTGAGCCCCCAATATTCCACCCAAATGTCTACCCATCCggcactgtgtgtctgtccatcctggAGGAGGACAAAGACTGGAGGCCTGCCATCACCATCAAACAG ATCCTGTTGGGTATCCAGGAGCTGCTGAATGAGCCCAACATCCAAGACCCAGCACAAGCAGAGGCATACACAATTTACTG tcAGAACAGGATGGACTACGAGAAGCGGGTAAGGGCGCAGGCTAAGAAGTTTGCCCCCACATAG
- the il2rb gene encoding interleukin-2 receptor subunit beta, with protein sequence MSYIGVPTMEILVSLYVLVVLFSVNAAHFHNGSQGLSCVNDFVNNVSCTWDSSPVAPGVDCWIVGVRTTRIRENGKTRQGTIIRSCKLKQLTHSPPGCSFVFENYEFNPFKDMPYIRVECNGTLMENITNYSPFNHIKMHPPDVPNVSSTANETRISWSPGSPPSDYFKAFHFHAEIKQKTKTWREALTLSTQERELRILAYKLKGHCQVRVRVKPTLQPHSSQWSNWSPTASWEGATDVVATSQGHEWLLGQTSLIIQVVMLIFSLGLIIVMLVLYRSCAGKGLLKSKPVPNPSKYFHTVHGGNLKKWLNPLSVSDSFFTAQPCDSISRVEVCESWDVVSSTSPSCSSTSALLHFNSYPSADSDTSGVVDNSSSTSSSFFSNMGYFISNSSGSSARTDPNPAYFTYQEDFHHLHKSHNLHLSLCSSLDTSLTYERLKKEPQSPDSGFGFGKEDEEGKQDKRVVYVEGEEDSDDHQSPPLLILPLHLPSWMCPASPAPPPPNAPSLTLISSDGQQLGEPVAAASDSQAAWPTAGAMCRSSSMPVEPCKTGYMTLKELQTTFSNKSI encoded by the exons ATGAG TTATATTGGGGTCCCCACCATGGAGATCCTGGTGTCCCTGTACGTCTTGGTGGTTCTGTTTTCGGTGAATGCGGCCCACTTTCACAATGGCTCGCAAG gACTCTCCTGCGTAAATGACTTTGTCAACAATGTCAGCTGTACATGGGACAGCTCTCCAGTGGCTCCCGGCGTGGACTGCTGGATCGTTGGTGTGAGGACAACCCGGATCCGAGAGAACGGCAAGACACGTCAGGGAACAATTAT TCGGAGCTGCAAGCTGAAACAACTAACACACTCTCCCCCAGGCTGCAGTTTTGTCTTTGAAAATTAT GAATTCAACCCTTTTAAAGACATGCCCTACATCCGCGTGGAGTGTAACGGCACGTTGATGGAGAACATCACAAACTACTCACCATTCAATCACA tcAAAATGcatcctccagatgttcccaatGTCAGCAGCACAGCCAATGAGACGAGGATATCATGGAGTCCAGGAAGTCCTCCCTCAGACTACTTCAAAGCGTTTCACTTCCACGCTGAGAtcaaacagaaaaccaagacATGGCGT GAAGCCCTCACTCTGTCCACACAAGAACGAGAGCTAAGGATACTTGCTTACAAGCTAAAGGGGCACTGCCaggtcagagtgagagtcaaaCCCACCTTACAACCACACAGTAGCCAATGGAGCAACTGGAGTCCAACAGCATCCTGGGAGGGAGCGACAGACGTGGTGGCAACATCACAGGGTCACG AGTGGCTTCTGGGTCAGACGTCACTGATAATTCAGGTTGTGATGTTGATCTTCAGCTTGGGTCTCATCATTGTAATGCTGGTACTTTATAGGAGCTGTGCCGGTAAAGG GCTCCTCAAAAGTAAGCCAGTACCAAACCCTTCGAAATACTTCCACACTGTCCACGGAGGAAATCTAAAG AAATGGTTGAATCCTCTGTCAGTTTCTGATTCATTTTTCACTGCTCAGCCGTGCGACAGCATCTCCCGGGTTGAGGTGTGTGAAAGCTGGGATGTggtctcctccacctctccctcctgcagctccaccAGCGCCCTGCTTCACTTCAACAGCTACCCATCAGCTGACTCAGACACCAGCGGGGTCGTTGACAAttcctcctccacttcttcATCCTTCTTCTCTAACATGGGCTACTTCATTTCCAACTCCTCTGGTAGCTCAGCTCGAACTGACCCCAACCCTGCCTACTTCACCTATCAGGAGGATTTCCACCACCTGCACAAGAGCCACAATCTTcacctctccctctgctcctccctaGACACCTCTCTGACCTATGAGAGGTTGAAGAAGGAGCCCCAGAGCCCAGACTCTGGCTTTGGCTTCGGAAAGGAAGATGAAGAAGGCAAGCAAGATAAAAGGGTAGTGTATGTAGAAGGGGAAGAGGATTCAGATGATCACCAGAGCCCTCCTCTTCTcattcttcctctccatcttcctTCCTGGATGTGCCCCGCCTCCCCTGCTCCACCCCCTCCGAACGCTCCCAGTCTGACTCTGATATCCTCTGATGGCCAGCAGCTGGGTGAACCTGTTGCAGCTGCTAGTGACAGCCAAGCGGCCTGGCCTACGGCTGGTGCCATGTGCAGGTCTTCCTCCATGCCTGTGGAGCCCTGTAAAACAGGGTATATGACTCTAAAAGAGCTGCAGACAACATTCAGCAATAAATCCATCTGA